In Sideroxyarcus emersonii, one DNA window encodes the following:
- the clpX gene encoding ATP-dependent Clp protease ATP-binding subunit ClpX: MESASGEQAQGKKLTPSAISNYLDQYVVGQDEAKKTLSVAVYSHYRKLGKQRHNGVEVVKSNILLIGPTGTGKTLLCETLSRVARVPFATANATSLAQSKYVNEEIEALMQRLLDKADGDIARAQHGIVFIDEIDKLKSPEGDPHGASGERVQHALLKIMESALVRLDGTRTIDTTDILFICAGAFVGLESITAKNQAFGFISTGGSDDQQILNRLNSRVKPTDLFKFGLIPEFAGRLPVIARLQNLSKELLTRIMVEPRNSIYNQFCEIFRDEGVELVIEPDVFRQVAEMAYEYKVGARSLRGIFEEMLTPVLYQIPDRPEIRKVLIRSLFEEPGLIAAS; this comes from the coding sequence ATGGAGAGTGCCAGCGGCGAGCAGGCGCAGGGAAAGAAACTGACCCCGAGTGCGATCTCGAATTATCTGGATCAATACGTGGTCGGCCAGGACGAGGCCAAGAAGACGCTCTCCGTGGCGGTGTATTCGCATTACCGCAAGCTGGGCAAGCAGCGGCACAACGGCGTGGAGGTGGTCAAGAGCAACATCCTGCTGATCGGCCCGACCGGCACCGGCAAGACGCTGCTGTGCGAGACGCTGTCCAGGGTGGCGCGCGTGCCTTTCGCCACGGCCAATGCCACTTCGCTGGCGCAGTCGAAATACGTCAATGAGGAGATCGAGGCATTGATGCAGCGCCTGCTGGACAAGGCGGATGGCGACATCGCCCGCGCCCAGCACGGCATCGTCTTCATCGACGAGATCGACAAGCTGAAATCGCCGGAAGGCGACCCGCACGGCGCATCGGGGGAACGGGTGCAGCATGCGCTGCTGAAGATCATGGAGAGCGCGCTGGTCCGGCTGGACGGCACGCGCACCATCGACACGACCGATATCCTGTTCATTTGCGCGGGGGCATTCGTCGGCCTGGAAAGCATCACCGCCAAGAACCAGGCGTTCGGCTTCATCTCCACCGGCGGGAGCGACGACCAGCAGATCCTCAACCGGCTGAATTCGCGCGTGAAGCCCACCGACCTGTTCAAGTTCGGGCTGATCCCCGAGTTCGCCGGACGCCTGCCGGTCATCGCCAGGCTGCAGAACCTGTCGAAGGAACTGCTGACGAGAATCATGGTGGAACCGCGCAACTCGATCTACAACCAGTTCTGCGAGATTTTCAGGGACGAGGGAGTCGAACTGGTGATCGAGCCGGACGTCTTCCGGCAGGTCGCCGAGATGGCATACGAGTACAAGGTTGGTGCGCGCAGCCTGCGCGGCATCTTCGAGGAGATGCTCACGCCGGTGCTGTACCAGATCCCCGACCGTCCGGAGATCCGCAAGGTGCTGATCAGATCGCTGTTCGAAGAACCTGGCCTGATTGCTGCATCGTAA